Genomic DNA from Garra rufa chromosome 22, GarRuf1.0, whole genome shotgun sequence:
aagaAGGAAATACACTGTTTGGAATCATTTGGATTTGTTTTGgaagtctcatctgctcaccaaggttgcatttatttaatatatatatatatttatatattttaatatagtactataaatatagtaaaaacagtcatattttgaaatattattagaatgtaaaatatctattttctaagtgaatatctgttaaactgtaattgattaatgtgatcaaagctgaattttcagcatcattatatcagtcttcagtgtcacatgatcagaatCAGAATTAGCTTTATTCGCCAGGTGTGCACAAACACACAagagatttgttttttgttttttaagaaatgatgcttaagaaatcattctaatatgctgatttgctgctcaagaaacatttctgaatattatcaatgttgaaaacagttgtgctgcccaatattgtTTGTGAAAaccactattcaaaagtttaaggtCAATAAAGTATATGTTTATTCATTAAGGatgaattaaattgatcaaaagtgacattaataatattacaaaagattcctatttcaaataaatgctgttctctttactttctattcatctgtgaattctgtaaaataaaatgtatcagtttccacaaaaacatcgGGCattgcaactgttttcaacatacgATAAATTACACTCGaaaatctgtatttttaaaatatgtgaccctggagcacaaaaccagtcttaagtagaactggcatatttgtagcagtagccaacaatacattatcgcttttccttttatgccaaaaatcattaggatattaagtaaagatcatgttccatgaagatattttgtaaattttctaccataaatatataaaaacttgatttttgattagtaatatgcattgctaagaacttcatttggacaacttttaaggcgattttctcaatatttagattttttttttgcaccctcagattctagattttcaaatagttgtatctcagacaaacattgtcctattttaacaaacaatatatcaatggaaagcttatttactcagctttcagatgaaaaaaatctcaatttcgacaaatttacacttatgactggttttgtggtccagggtcacatatctgcaTTCATGTACATAATAATATCGGTTAAATGAACACACAAACAGGAGTGTGATTGTCATAACCCCTCCACGTGACGTCATCCCAACATGGCGGCCTACTTGAGCCGGTTGCACCATGTTTCCCTGAACGTCTCGAACGTGGATAAAGTTGCTCACGAGCTCGTGTCCCGGTTCCAGTTTAACGTGTTCGCGGCCAGACTGACAGACCGAGCGAAGCAGCTAGCGCTCCGCAGAGGATCGGCGGTGTTTGTGGTCAACGAGAGGCCGAACGAGTCGCCGCGGAGGTTGAATGGACATCAGTCACGTGTCTGGAGTTCTGTCGCGGCTAGAGAGCATCGGGATCTGAACTGTTTATACGGAGCCCACGCGCACTACCCGGTGGACACCGTGAGTAACGTGTGTTTCGAGGTGGAGGATGTGCAGAGCGCCTCCGCTGCGCTGCGGGACCGGGGTTTGTGTGAGTTTCTCCAGCCGCCCACCGAGGTTCGCGATGACAGCGGTCGGGTCAGCTTCTCCATCCTCCGCTCTCCGGTGGGTAACGTGTGCCACACGCTCATAGACCGCTCTCGGTACCAGGGACTCTTCCTGCCGGGCTTCCATCAGGTCGGGTCGGACTCCCAGACCGCAGACCACTCGCAGTGTCCCATCACTCACTTCGACCACATCACCTACGCCTGTCCCCGCAGCAGCACCGCACACATCTCCCGCTGGTACCGCGACACCTTCGGCTTCCAGAGGTTCTTCATTGACAGGTATATCAGGGTCATCGTCAGTAGTGCTGCTGCTGACCAATGTCTACATACTGCTAGTCTGGTATTACCATTGGCATTCCTGgaacaccaaggtcatgggttcgattcccacactgcaaaaaatgcttttcttacttagattttttgtcttgtttccagccaaaatatctaataattcttaaatcaaggaggattttctagagaagtaaaaaaaaaatcttgttttcaaaaaaacaagtcatcgtagtaatatcacgcagcacatgtgcaaatgctaaactagctgggaactaatttcaggtgctgcgtgatattactgcgcctgcttcggccatattacagcagcaaacttcctttactattacgccggaatgggagtgtagttcctaattttatcagcctagaaaatcgcagctttttTCCAcaggtcttagtacacgatataactacagaagagtcaagttttaaacaggacaaatatgtaaactcgttggtcatttctgAACGCTATTGCTTTCtgtttgaaacaagctaaataatctgccaatggggtaagaaaaaaaaaatcaatttatatagtttttaacctcaaatgctcgtcttgtgtatactagagattaaaaagtacattgTAAGTGTTTTTAGAacataaccaattgtttcactagattagactcttcttcctcagctgggatcgtttagagtcctttgaagctgcatttaaactacattttggaagttcaaactcagggcaccatagaagtccactatatggagagaaatcctgaaatgttttcctcaaaaaacataatttctttacgactgaagaaagaaagacatgaacatctttgatgacaagagggtgagtacattatctgttaatgtttgttctgaaagtgaactgctcctttaagtgTCTGACAGATGCAAGAATGTAAATGCTTCAAACTGGTGAGTTTAGTTTAAGCTtttgccaaggtcatgggtttgattcccaagaAGGAAATACACTGTTTGGAATCATTTGGATTTGATTTagaagtctcatctgctcaccaaggttgcatttatttaattaaaaatatagtaaaaacagtcaTATTTTGAAATGGTATTAGAatgtaaaatatctattttctaagtgaatatctgttaaactgtaattgattaatgtgatcaaagctgaagtttcagcatcattatatcagtcttcagtgtcacatgatcagaatCAGAATTAGCTTTGTTCGCCAGGTGTGCACAAACACACAAgagatttgttgttgtttttttaagaaatgatgcttaagaaatcattctaatatgctgatttgctgctcaagaaacatttctgaatattatcaatattgaaaacagttgtgctgcccaatattgtTTGTGAAAaccactattcaaaagtttgaggtcaataaagtatatttttattcattaaggatgatttaaattgatctaaagtgacattaataatattacaaaagattcctatttcaaataaatgctgttctttttactcTTTTTATTCAACTGTGAATTCTGAACAATAAAacgtatcagtttccacaaaaacatcaaaactgtttttgataataatcagaaatgcagCCTAAATAAGTGTGCGCATTAAAGactaacattaaaaatcttaattattgcagatgtttgactggtagtgaactGATCTAATGTGAGCCTTGAATACAATGCAAGGTGATTTGGATAAAAGCACCTGCCAAATGCAGAAATGTACAATCACTGTTTGACAACAAATAAGACCTCATGCTGATCTGATGAATCACTCAAACTACGGAAataatgtcaagtcaagtcaagtcacctttatttatatagcgcttgtaacaatacagattgtgtcaaagcaactgcacagtatttaaacagaacaatagtgtgtaagtaacgcatatttgaagataatcaattttagttaaaggcagttcatcaatgaattcagtgatatcatcgtcagttcagttcaaatagtatacgatatcactggaaagtgtccccaactaagcaaaccagaggcgacagcggcaaggaaccaaaactccacaggtgacagaaatggagaaaaaaaccttgggagaaaccaggctcagtcgggggaccagttctcctctggccagaccaaaccagcagtttaTGTCAGAATGTCAGAATTCTCACTCAGGACCCATTGTGTGCAGGAATGAGGATGTGGACGAGGGATACGTCCTGAACCACGACGGGATCGGGCTGCGACTGACGGCGATGGAATACTGGAAATGCAGTGAGTCTGGAATCAAACTCCCATTCAAAGATGAAAAAGAGCCGGACTGCAAGTTCGTGATCGCAGAGTCTCTTCCTGAGCAGGGTATGAGCGTCACACCCAAATATCACACCACAGTGTCTTTAACTGATTAATAACATGTAAACCAAACATTTATTACAATGCACTTATTGCACACAGTGATGTCGTGTAGTCTCAGGTTAATGGTTGCTATAGCCTGCAGAAGCACAGCTGTCTGTTTCTAACAGAGGTTTATTTCAGGCAGGAACCAGGTGGACACGTTTCTGGATGGGCACAGAGGCGCAGGAATCCAGCACATTGGGCTCTACACGGAGGACATCGTGAGAACGGCTCAAACTCTGAGTCGCGCTGGAGTCCAGTTCTTCTCTCCTCCACCTACATACTACACCGAGGTCGGTCTGAAGCCACTTTAAAAAGATTGTTGAGCTCATTATATTAGGTTAGGGTTGGGAATATCAGTTTTATGTTTGAATATTGCTCTGTGATCTCTGTGCAGTCAGTCGTGCTCTAGAGCTCATACTCTGCTCATAACGCCGCAGGTGGGAAAGCAGGAGGAGATGGAGGCGGCGGGTCACGACCCTCACACACTGAGTCAGTACGGGATTCTGCTGGACACTGACATCCACACGGACACAGACAGACGGATCACAGACGGCCAGCGGTACGACACTATCGTTACTCTCACtgataatcagtgttgggggtaacgcattacaagtaacgcaagttacctAATAATATTACTTTAACTAGTAAAGTAGCGCATTACTTtttatctgagttactttttcaagtaagtaACGCCAGTTTTTTCCCCACccgtttattgattaaaagctctcctgtccccatgttgagagaaattgtaagatgttactttagttctagaataaatgtgaacatgcattaattcatctcactcactaaaaaacagatacagtgttcttcaaaatgaacaaaaacactaaaaattcaagcaaacctgcaataattaaatatgttaaataatgcaaatatcctttatgtatttaatcccattttattaaccgatgtcttttacatttgacaaaaatagaactttttatattaaaaacaaacaagcaagccctgcccagatttaaaaagtaacgcaaaagtaacgtaacgcattactttccataaaaagtaactaacataattagttactttttagggagtaactcaatattgtaatgcattacttaaaagtaactttccccaacactgctgatAATAATGAACTTTTCATGTTTTTCATGAAAATGTGCTCACTCTCAGTTCGTcccagatgtagatgagtttggttcttcatcagatttgtataaatgtgtgattccatcactgtctcaccaaacggatgctctgcagtgaatgggtgccgtcagaatgagagtccaaacagctgataaaaacattacagtaatccacaccactccagtccatcagctaacatcttgaaaagacaaaagctgaaacaaatccatcattacgacttttttaactaaaataataacgctttctccagtgaaaaagtggtttaAGATTAAGCACTGTTTACACCATCTTAATGATgggtttgtttcagcttttgtcttgtcaagatgttagctgatggactggagtggtgtggattattgtgatgtttttatcagctgtttggactctcattctgacggcacccattcacattcatTGGTGACACtatgatggaatgacacatttatacaaatctgataaacaaactcatcctaatgtTGGATGAACTGAGGGCGAGcacatttacagcaaaaaaagaCCTGTCAAATGGACAGACAATACAAATGAAGTTCAAAATCCCGTTTTTGCTGCATTGCTGCTATAAACACCGTTTTTCTTCATTTTCCTTCTTTCACAGGTACCTCCTCCAGGTGTTCACCAAGCCCATATTTGGAGAGGACACCTTCTTCCTGGAGCTGATTGAGCGTAGAGGCGCTACAGGTTTCGGTGAGGGGAACATCCGTGCGCTCTGGAGATCTGTGCAGGCCTACATGGAGAACGAAGAACAAGACGAGACGGAGTGCAGAAACAAACACAGCACACAGAGCCGACGTCAGCGACAACCCTGACATTTACAGAGACTGTTAAATATAAACACATGAGAACCACTCCAGCTTTAGATCTAGGGACTGCGGTGCGTTTGGGAACTTTTGTGTGAAATGAATTTGAGTTTGTCCTTGGTGCAGGACTTTTATGATGTTTGACTGTAACAGTCTTCAGGGCACTTCTAATATAATATTATCAGCTTCAGTTTGTTACTTGATGTATTTATTCATTAACATAAGTTATCTAACTGTGATGTCCAAACCTGTACTGTAATACAATGTACTGTATTTCCACTTCTGTTACAGCATTCACAGTGAAATACCAGCTGATAAATCAGAGCCTCCAAACAATATTAGGACATTTGTCTGTTCGTTTTATCTCCTCACATGGACTCTGTGATCATGTttaatttgtaaaatgtaaccgaCATCCAGTTACTGAGATtcctgtgacaactagccccattCTGATAATGTGCTAAATATGAGCTGTATATGAGCTATGATCAGTACTTTTTTCACTCAGAGATAATATCTCATAACTTAAACTGAAAGCCGATTTATTGCAGTTTATGTTCATTAAAACATGACTGTGATAACCGCAAAACATCAGCCAAATGCCGCATTAGTTCCTCTTCACCAATAATCAATAAATGACACTCATGTTGTATTTAAAGACATTCAGATACTTCCGTACAAACACATCATGTGCAGCAGTTTTCAGTCGTTCCTGTAGATGGAGTCACAGATCTCAGCAGCTCAGATCACAGTTTCCGGTCCTTCAGGGATGTGGGAGCCTTTTTCCACAACAAACCCAAACCCAGTAACCACACAAGAGTGTGGAACTTTCCAAAAACTCAACTCAACCAGCTTCATTATCAGAGTTAGACCCTTCAGATGACAGTTAAACTTTCATAATGAGCAGGATTTCCCCTTTCAttctatgtgtatgtgtgtgttttattcTGTGGTTTAATGTTTCGATCTTTGTTTGGGCTATTAAAGATGATTTATCAGCAATAAAAGTGATTAAGACACCAGATTTTTGATATAGGTGTCCTGTGATAAACCTGTGATCAGGACTGGACATAATAATTGCAACCAATGAGTGTCAGAATTAATTTGTCAGACTGCAGAAGCAGTGAAAATAAAACAGTGAACTCATAATATGATTAAAAAGAGTTTATCAGTTACAAGGCCTACTCTTTTCTTTATGCATGCGTACATCAAACCAGGGCCGGCCCGTGGCATAGGGCAGTGTAGGCAAATGCTAAAGGCGCCGTACATCCAGGGCACCAGAAatggagaaagaaaaaaagtgtaaCTTCCACTATTCTTAAAACTAGTTGGTATTATGACTTTAGAAAAGAATAAGCCCACATTAATTTAACTGCATAGCAAAGCCTactaagtagtagtagtagtagtaataagaataataatatagCCTACTTGCCTGAGACGCCCCCCCTCTTCCGAATAATCAGACTTTACCTGCGACACGGTGGTCGTTTTCTGATGGGTCAACAAGCTCAACATGTCCAAACGTCCCAAACTGTCTGGTGCCCAggggaggaaaaaaagaaaagaagaggaGGAAAAACGCGACAAAGACAGAGGTAATGTTACGGTAAAGATGATGTCAATGATATTATTTTGCTGTTTTCGAGCGATGATTGACAACGAAAGTAGTTCGTGGGCGTGgtcacattaaaaataattagatCAGATTGAGAAATGTATCTCTAGGTATTTCaagttattttaagttattttcaaGTTATTTTAAGTTAAGGCAGTACCAAAAACACCACTAGAGGTCTTTGTAAGatcatctttttatttttattaaatcctTGCATTTTTTGTGCctacttgttttttttaatatcttaTTTTGCACAGTGCCATATTGTATTTATAAgttaattgtttacattttttattttgggaGTATTTAAATCTAATACTTTATGTAagctatttatattgtatttcataTGTTCAGttcattttgtatttgtttctttaattctttataagtattttaaatttgtgcaattgctttatttaaataaaagaatgtCCAAGACAAAGCTATTAAGTTTCGCATGAGTATATGTACACTAGCAGTGGAATTTACTGCGATGCAACGGGGCGCCACCTGAAATCTTGCCTAGGGCCGGGCCTGCATCAAACAATATCTTTTCATGCTGGTTAAAAAGTGAAAGTATATATCGTGCTGTTTTCAATTGTTTATTTAGACAGATTTCACACACTTATTGATTTAGTGTCAACATATTGATAAATGAGGTTAATTGAGGCGTTAATCATAGATGAGGCAAACTTTTCCGTGTTGTGTCGAGCATTCGGTTGTGATGTGATGCGTTTTGTTATAATTGTGTGCCGTGTTGGGAGAGTCCATTCTGACGCGGGGGTGAGGCGACTTTATTCAAACTAAATATCCATCAGAACCGCGTGTGTCTTCGTCATGAATCATAACTGATGTTTTCAAGGAGTATGTATATTCTGTTTTCGCTCGGTTAAAGGTGTTTATAGTTTGTGTTACGTGTGTTGTCCTGCTGTACTACGGTTCCGCGTTCCCCCGCGGCTGCCTCTGTGTGTGTTCGGGCCCGCGCTAGAGTAGCAGCGGCGGCGAGTTGAGCGGCGGACGCGCGCGGGGATGAAGATGATCTGAACGGCCGTATTTACCGATCCGGCCCGCGCGAGGAGACGCGCCGCTCGCTGTCCCGTGAGTATACAGTGATCATCCGGATCAAACCGCACTATATTTCATTATGTTTGCGCGGGTTCGCACTCGTCGCTGTGCGTGAGTAAGTTTCCCGCGACGCTCGCGGACGTTAGTAGCTTTTGTTCCCCAAACTCTCACATGGACACCGAATTAAAGTCGGTTAGAAACTCCAGCGGACGATGATCGTTAAGAAAATAAACGTTCCAAAACGCGAACTGACGATCAAAGTTAAAACAGAAACTCTGTTCACCTCGAACTGGGAAATGAAAACTCTATCAATAAACGAGCTGAAAAACTATTTATGAGTGTTTAGAGTATTGCCATTACTTATTCTGTATTTTTAGACTATTCAGTATTTTAGAATAACTAGTATTTTATGAGTATTATGTGTTTTGGAAGTATGTAGTATGTTTAAGTATGCATTATTTTAAAAGTAGTCGGTATTTTGAGTATTCCACATTTTAAGAGTATTAGAGTACCTTTGAGTATTAAGTGTTTTAAGAGTATTTTAGAATACTCTGTATTTTAGGAGCATTCCATTTTGGAGTGTTTCTTAAAGAGTACAACGTACTTTCCAGTACTTAGTATGTTAGTGGTATCCTGTGAGTTAGAGTACTTAGTATTTTACAATACTCAGTAATTTTGTAAAGGAGTGTGCCATATTGTCAAGGATAAAATATTTTATCATGTATTTTAAGAGTATGTCAAGGTTTTTGAGTATACAGTATTTTAGAATACTCTGTATTTTGGGGCATTCCATTTTTGGAGTGTAGCTGAAAGAGAAACGTACTTTTTAGTAGTATCCAGTGAGTTAGTGTACTTAGTATTTTGTAGTACTCAGCATTTTACAATACACAGTATTTTAGGAGTTTGCAGTGTTGACAAGTCTAAAATATTTTATCATGTATTTTAAGAGTATGTTAAGGTTTTTGAGTATGCAGTATTTTAGAATACTCTGTATTTTATGAGCATTTAGTATTTTAAGGGAAGGCCTATGTATTTTTGGGCATTCCATTTTTGGAGTGTAGCTTAAAGAGTATCACGTACTTTCCAGCACTAACTATTTTAGTAGTATCCAGTGAGTTAGAGTACTTAGTGTTTTATAGTACTCAGCATTTTACAATACATAGTATTTTAGGAGTTTGCAGTATTGCCAAGTGTAACATATTATATAGTGTATTTGAAGAGTATGTCGAGGTTTTTGAGTATGCAGTATTTTAGAATACTTCCTATTCTAAGAGTATGTAGTATTTTAGTGTATACTGTCATTTGAAGAACTCTGTATGTTAGCATATTCAGCATCTTTAGAATGCTCAGTATTTTCAGAGTATGTAGTACTTATGCAGTGTTATTACTTATTGGAGTGTTGTATATAACTGaaggattgtgtgtgtgtgtgtgtgtgtgtgtgtgtgtgtgtgtgtgtgttttaatagtATTGTATATTGTGTCGAGTATTATTAGTGGTAATTTGAGTGCTGATGTATGAACTAAAGCAGCAGCAGAGTCTAATCAGAATAAGAGCAGCTCTAGAGTTTCTTGCAGATTGTGTTTATCTAGTTATCAGCACAATAGCAGCTCGTTAGTTGTGAACAGGCCGCATGCAAATAAAGGATTTTCACTTCTCGCTGATCAGCAGAGGTATCTGAAGCATCATACGCTCATCTGGTGTTTTGCAGGGAGCTGTTGCATGTGATGCAGTGAAGCGTTGTGACATGCAACACAGTCTGTTCCTGGGGAAGCCAGTTTTTCCTCCGGCCGCTGCTGTGAATGCGTGTTTGTTTCTCACCTGCGGCCGTCATTTTCCGCTGAACTGTGCAGCGCCCGCACTGTGTGTTTCGCGCTAAACTCTGTTCCCACCAGAGCGGCCCGGCAGAGGTTCACCTTATTGAAAAGTGTTGATTGGCCTTGTGTACAGAGCCGTGTTTGTGTGCTCGAGGAGCCGAGCGACATTTCCCAGGGCAAATTCATTTCCTATTGAAGGGAATTGTTTTGGTTAATGTTTGTAGAGAATTAGCTGGGTGTATCTGGGCGACAGACGTCATTTTGTCATTGTTAGACGTCGGATGGAGAATGCAGAACAGGTTTTACTGTTCCTTTGACATAAAAAGAGGCAGATTTTGACCTTTACCTAGCTGATGGTGTGCACATTTACACACTTGTCTTTAAATCCCTTTATTAAGCGTTTGTTTCAGATAGATCTGCGCTGAGTGACGTGACGCCGTCCGTTGTCTCGAGGCCTTTGGACTTCATTCCTCATTCGATTGCACTTTTGTAGTGCTGCAGTTGTGTTTTGATAACTAGGTCACGTAATGCGGCCGTAAACGCGTGCACCGCAGTGGAAGTTCCCATAATGAATCACAAGATAGTTTTTATGAGCTCGCTGACTTTCAGTTATTGGCAGTTCCATATTTTTATAGCATGTTGACATCAGCCTCTGAGAGGGAAGTGCTTCATAAGATCATGAATCACCGGAGACTGACCAAGAAATCTGTGACGAGCACTGATGATCGTGTTAAAGACCTCAAGTGCAACTGTGAAATAAGGTTTCAGTTTTAAATTGTCATGCATTGAAAATGGGTGAGGACAGATGCTCTGACCTCCAAAAAAGTCATGCATATGACTTGTGTCTTATAGATTCTTATGATGCTTTTCAAGAGAAACCAAGTGTAGTTTGAGTATATACTAAAGAATCTTATTTTTTGCAGCTGTCATATTTCATCTTACTGATGCATTGTCTAAATATCAGCCATAATACAGCACAGGTGTTTGTGTGTCATATTGTTTTACTACAGATTACAGtgcttttttatcatttttagagCGTGCATCTCATTCACGTTCCTTCCACTGAAAAGAGCGTCATGAACTTTCTGTTAAACTTCTCCTTTTGTGTCGAAACACAAACATCACACAGTCACTTTTGGCTGAAGACACCATTTTAAAGCAGCGTTATGAGTCGCGAAGTGCATTTCTAAGCAGTAGCGTTCAGGTAAGCGTGTGTTTGCGATCAGCGAGCGTCTGACGGTTTGTGGCGAGCGCATGAATGCTGGCTTTGTGCGTCGCTGCGCCTCTCTGTGCAAATGTGGGTTATTGCCTGGTAACAATTAAACCAGCGCTGTGTTAAACGGCCCGTTTCCAGATGAGCTTACAgtaaaataaacttgttttttgACGCTTCGCGTTTGCCGTGAAGTGGAGTGACGTGAACTTCTCTCTAATGAGAAGAGACGTGGTGCGTGTCTCTTCTTTGTGTTTATGTTAAGCGGTCAGGCAGCTGCGTCCCATGAAAGCGTCCTCGGTGAGCATTCTTTCCCTTTCCTCGTCCTTTACGCCGCTATTGTGCAAGCCAGCCCGATGGTTTTGGCAGCTCGCGGGCGTACGCCGGCTGTGGCGCTGGAGCCAGTGAACTGGAGTTTGAAACTCTTGGCTCTCGCTCACTGTTTGGTCGGAGTTCATTTCTACATGTGTTTCACAATTGGATCTGTGATGTTTCTGTTGCCACAGAGTTGGCCGACCTCGTAAACGGCCCGCGGCCGCGCCTCTCCCGCTAGTTCAGTTTGGTTTGGCCCGTAGCACGAGGAGCGTCAGCTTGCGGCGAGCTCACATGACTAATTGATTGGCCCTGAAACCCTTGCCGCGAGCGACGCCGGGCAGGTGCTGAATGGAGCTCTGCGGCTCTGCCCTTTTCTGGAGGGGTTTTTCTATTCACGCAAGATTTATGCTCAGAATGAGCTGGCGGACGAGTGAGCTCTGGGAATGCGTGTAACGTTAGACCTCGTGGGTGTGTTCGGCAGcagaaagttcacccaaaacacACTCTGAAAGAGCGTGTTCCTCCTGTGTTTTAGTGATAAACTTTCCTGGATCTCTGGGTCTTTCCCACACCGGCGGTGCTGTAAAAAAAGAGATTTGTGATTGTCTTGTCATGCTTTTGGCCTGTTTTTATCCAGAGTGTTTCTCCGAAGCTCCGTCGTTATCATTTGCATGAGGGGAAAGTCATTAACGTGCCAAAGACAGGTTGTCTACGGGAGAACAATGCCTGCGGCTCACATACTATCAGAGAGGAATCTGACGTGTTTTTCTCATGTGAGTCTCTCTCGCATGTCATAACATCCTATAAAAAGAAACATCcttaaaattaaataagtttaGATCTTTTGCAATATTCCTGGCCTGCTAGGTCCAGTTCAGCTCcagccctaatcaaacacacctgaacaagttaATCAAGGTCCTGATCACCAGAAAGCTGCagacaggtgagtttgatcaaggatCAATGGATCTTGCAGGACAGAGTTAGACGTTGCTTTTTTTTGCACCATTAATCTTCATGCGTGCAGA
This window encodes:
- the hpdl gene encoding 4-hydroxyphenylpyruvate dioxygenase-like protein, whose protein sequence is MAAYLSRLHHVSLNVSNVDKVAHELVSRFQFNVFAARLTDRAKQLALRRGSAVFVVNERPNESPRRLNGHQSRVWSSVAAREHRDLNCLYGAHAHYPVDTVSNVCFEVEDVQSASAALRDRGLCEFLQPPTEVRDDSGRVSFSILRSPVGNVCHTLIDRSRYQGLFLPGFHQVGSDSQTADHSQCPITHFDHITYACPRSSTAHISRWYRDTFGFQRFFIDRNEDVDEGYVLNHDGIGLRLTAMEYWKCSESGIKLPFKDEKEPDCKFVIAESLPEQGRNQVDTFLDGHRGAGIQHIGLYTEDIVRTAQTLSRAGVQFFSPPPTYYTEVGKQEEMEAAGHDPHTLSQYGILLDTDIHTDTDRRITDGQRYLLQVFTKPIFGEDTFFLELIERRGATGFGEGNIRALWRSVQAYMENEEQDETECRNKHSTQSRRQRQP